The region AGCGGAGACCACCCGCAAGGTGAAGCGGCTAGCGGAATCTTCCCAAGAAATCGCCAAGATTGTGGGTGTGATCTCGTCGATCGCCAACCGCACAAACCTGTTGGCGCTAAACGCCAGTATTGAGGCCGCGCGGGCCGGGGAAGCAGGTCGGGGGTTTGCGGTGGTGGCCGATGAGGTGCGGCAACTGGCAGACCGAGCAGCTAAAGCTTCGAAGGAAATTGAGCAAATTGTCTTGCAAATTCAAAGCGAAACTGGCGCGGTAATGACCGCTATGGAAGAAGGAACGCAGCAGGTGATTGAGGGGACGAAGCGGGCAGAGCAGGCCAAGCACGCCCTTGAGGACATCATCCAAGTGTCGTCGCAAATTGATACCCTGGTGCGCTCGATTACCAACGCCACGGTGGAACAAACCGAATCAGCGCGAGCAATGGCTCAGGTGATGCAATCCATTGAGTTGACAGCGCAGGCCACTTCTCAGGAGGCACAGCGGGTGTCCGACTCATTGCAAGGTCTAGTGAGTGTGGCACGCAACTTGCAGGCATCGGTGGAACGGTTCCGTGTTGAAAATACTGAAGATCAAGCCTAAGCAATCCGGGAGGGGGCTATGCAAAGCGATCAACAAAAGCGCATTCTGGGCTACTTCATTGAGGAAGCGCAGGAACACCTGACCACCATTGAAGATAGTTTGATGAATCTCCAGCAGGTGGTCAATGACCCCGAGGCGATGAGTGAAATGTTTCGGGCAGCCCACTCCGTCAAAGGGGGAGCGGCCATGCTCGGACTCCACAGTATTCAGCACACTGCCCACAAGCTGGAGGACTACTTCAAAATCCTGCGGGAGCATCCCGTCACCGTGGATGAAACCCTAGAGCAACTGTTTTTGCAAGCCTTTGATGCCCTGCGGGAACTCCTCGATGAATTGCAAGGCCCCTTTGGTTTGACGGAGGAGACCGCAACCGCAACCCTGAATCGGGTGGAGCCAGTCTTTAATCAACTGCAAGCTCACTTGAGCTACCTGACCCAAGGAGGAGAGGCACAGCCCCCTGTGACTGCTCCTGCTCCCGCCGTGGCTGAACCCCTTCAGCCAGGGGTACAACCCGTTGCTGATTCAAGCTACCGCCTAGTCTTTCAAACGGAGGTCCCCGATCGCCTGCGGGCAATGTTGCAACTCTTCAAGCAGCCGGATTCGCCCCAAGTGCGGCAAGAATTGGCGGCGGCCTGTTCTAATTTGGGTCAATTGGGGGAAACCTTTGCTCTGCCCCAGTGGGTTGAATTGCTGGCGATCGCCCAACAGGCGGTGAGTAACACAGCTCAACCCCTCACGGCCTTGGCACCAGTGGTGATCAAAGAGATTATGGCGGCTCGCGACTTGGTGCTTAGTGGTCAAGGCAGTGGGATTCGTCCCAGTGATAGTTTAGTGGCGCTGCAACCCCCTGTGATTGAGGAAACTGCGGCTGTTGTGCCCGAAGAGCCAGAGCCTGCGGTCTTGGCATCAGCCCCCGTGACCCTTGAGGAACCAGCGGCACCCCCTGAGGTGACTCCTCGAGAGGTGGCTGGGCCTGAGGAAGTTGAGATTTCCGAGCCAATGAGCGACGGCCAGGGGGTCACTGTTTTTGACGAGGAAAGTGGCACTGATTTCCAAGAATTGAGTGACATTTTTAGTGATCCAACGGCGCTGCCGCCGGAGTGGCTGGAGGAGACCCTTGGGGAGGATTTGGCCAGTTTGGAACTGGGCAATGAAGCGGCCGTTGATGAGGAGATTTCCGACTTTTTGAAGATGACGACTGAGGAGTTGCCTGAGGCAGAGTCCAGCCTTGAGGCCCTCCTCGATGAAATTCAGGAGCTCTCTGATGAGCCGGTCCCTTCAGAAGGGGTGGAGGCATTCCTTGATAATCTCACGCCGCTAGCGGCTGAAACCATGGCTGAGGATTTGGAGGCGACCTTGACACCTGAGGGTTCTGTTGAGGAAAGTGCAGCCGCAGAATCCTCTGAACTCGGTCTGGAAGCATTCCTTGCACAATTCACCGAGGAACCCCCCTCAGAGACGGCAGCCCTTGATGAGGCAGTTGCTTCCCTAGAAGATTTTTGGGGGGAGGTGGAAACCCCTGAAGCTCCCGATCTGCTTCCCCGAGAAGAGGATTTTGAGATCCCTGCCCTGAGTGATGTTGCTGAGGATGTGGCTGAGTTCCTCGAAGAGGTGCCGGGTCTCAATGATGTCCTAGACAACTTGGTCGTAGATAATGGCGCAGAAGAGGCCCTCGCAGAATTGATTACCCCGCCAAGCACTGACGATCCTTGGGCAGAAGCGCCCTCCTCCTTGGAAGCGCCAGCGATCGCTGAGCCAGGGATGCCTGAGGTCACAGCGGCCAATAGGACTGAACCCGAAGCACTGCTGGAGGAAGTTGTCCCCGGCGCTGAGGCGGCAGACATTGCCGAGCTAGAATCTCCCTTGGAGGCGTCTGTACCCGCTGCTGAGACGACGAGCATTGCTGAGTCTGAAGCCCTGGTAGAGGAATCCCTAGCCGCTCCTGGAGCGACGGGCATTACGGAATCCGAAGGGGGGGCACAGGAATCTGCTCTCTCCCCTGAAACTGCCAGCATGGCTGAACTGGAGGCACTGGTGAATGACGCCGCTGGGCCTGCCACCCCCGAAAGCGTCTTCGAGGAATTGGAGGGGTTGATTGAGCAAAGGACAACTCCTACACCCCCACCCGAGGCTGCCCCATTCAGCGAATTGGATCAGCTTTTAGAGGCGGCGGCGCCACCGACCGCGACCTTTGAGGATTTAGAACAGCTCTTGGGGCAAGCCACCCCGGCGGCACCCCCTCCACCCCCCGCCACAGCAGCGCCTGCCGCCGCTGATGATAGTTTTGCCGATTTAGAGAAATTAATTCCCCAACCCGCAGGGAGTAGTGCAAAGGCAGCCACCCCTCGGCGAACAGGCGCAGGGGCAAAAGGTGGCTCCTTGGTGGAACAAACCATGCGTGTACCGGTGCGCCACCTCGATACCCTCAGTAACCTCGTTGGGGAGTTGGTAGTCAACCGCAATAGCCTCGAAGATGCCCAAGAACGTCTGCGGCAGTTTCTCGATAACTTGCTCTACCAAGTCCAACAACTGGGGGATGTCAGCCAACAAATGCAGGACCTCTACGAGCGATCGCTCCTTGAAAGTTCACTCTTGGGTGTGACAACAGCGCGGGCAGCCAATGGCCAAAGAGAGCAGAGCACCCACGCCACGGGTGTCGAGTTTGATGCCTTGGAAATGGATCGCTTTACCGGCTTCCATACCCTCTCTCAGGAGGTGATTGAGCGGATTGTGCGGGTGCGGGAGGCAGCGGATGACATCCAGTACGTCATTGATGAAGTGGAGCAGGTGGCCCGGCAGTTTCGTCAAGTCACTACCCAAGTCCAAGAGGGCTTGAGCCGCTCACGAATGGTCCCCTTCCGTGAAATGTCTTCCCGCTTACCGGGAGCCGTGCGCCGCGTTGCCAGTACCATCGGCAAACAGGTAGAACTCAAGATTGAGGGAGAAGATACCCTCATTGACAAGGGGATCCTTGAAAAACTCTTTGACCCGATGACCCACCTGATCAATAACGCTGTCTATCACGGGATTGAAACGCCCGAGGAGCGACGACGACTGGGCAAACCGGAAAAAGGCCTGATTCGCGTCCGGGCGTTCTATCAAGGTAGTCAAGCGATTATCTCCGTCAGTGACGATGGGGCGGGGATTGACCCAGAACGGGTAAAACGCAAGGCGATCGAGAAGGGTCTCCTCAAGGAGGCCGATGCCCCCAACCTTTCCCGCCAAGAGGTCTATGCCTTCCTCTTCCAATCGGGCTTTAGCACCAAAGATCAAGCGGATACCCTTGCGGGTCGCGGTGTGGGTATGGATG is a window of Thermosynechococcus vestitus BP-1 DNA encoding:
- a CDS encoding response regulator; amino-acid sequence: MQSDQQKRILGYFIEEAQEHLTTIEDSLMNLQQVVNDPEAMSEMFRAAHSVKGGAAMLGLHSIQHTAHKLEDYFKILREHPVTVDETLEQLFLQAFDALRELLDELQGPFGLTEETATATLNRVEPVFNQLQAHLSYLTQGGEAQPPVTAPAPAVAEPLQPGVQPVADSSYRLVFQTEVPDRLRAMLQLFKQPDSPQVRQELAAACSNLGQLGETFALPQWVELLAIAQQAVSNTAQPLTALAPVVIKEIMAARDLVLSGQGSGIRPSDSLVALQPPVIEETAAVVPEEPEPAVLASAPVTLEEPAAPPEVTPREVAGPEEVEISEPMSDGQGVTVFDEESGTDFQELSDIFSDPTALPPEWLEETLGEDLASLELGNEAAVDEEISDFLKMTTEELPEAESSLEALLDEIQELSDEPVPSEGVEAFLDNLTPLAAETMAEDLEATLTPEGSVEESAAAESSELGLEAFLAQFTEEPPSETAALDEAVASLEDFWGEVETPEAPDLLPREEDFEIPALSDVAEDVAEFLEEVPGLNDVLDNLVVDNGAEEALAELITPPSTDDPWAEAPSSLEAPAIAEPGMPEVTAANRTEPEALLEEVVPGAEAADIAELESPLEASVPAAETTSIAESEALVEESLAAPGATGITESEGGAQESALSPETASMAELEALVNDAAGPATPESVFEELEGLIEQRTTPTPPPEAAPFSELDQLLEAAAPPTATFEDLEQLLGQATPAAPPPPPATAAPAAADDSFADLEKLIPQPAGSSAKAATPRRTGAGAKGGSLVEQTMRVPVRHLDTLSNLVGELVVNRNSLEDAQERLRQFLDNLLYQVQQLGDVSQQMQDLYERSLLESSLLGVTTARAANGQREQSTHATGVEFDALEMDRFTGFHTLSQEVIERIVRVREAADDIQYVIDEVEQVARQFRQVTTQVQEGLSRSRMVPFREMSSRLPGAVRRVASTIGKQVELKIEGEDTLIDKGILEKLFDPMTHLINNAVYHGIETPEERRRLGKPEKGLIRVRAFYQGSQAIISVSDDGAGIDPERVKRKAIEKGLLKEADAPNLSRQEVYAFLFQSGFSTKDQADTLAGRGVGMDVVRKNLEDIRGTINIDSTVGKGTTFTIRLPLTLSITKALCCIDNHCRIAFPIDGVEDMLDIPQERIQTLEDGQRLLSWRDRQLPVRKLGDLLKYSRHISRGNVYGGSPQDEGMVSMVVLRSGDDLVAMEVDQVIGEQEIVIKQLSGPVPKPLGVAGVTVQGDGRAMAIADVLEIVDLSLGRMDREWRGFGHTTEVTEPEDASEPLVLIIDDSITVRELLSMTFTRAGYRVEQARDGQDAWEKLRSGLPCDLVFCDIEMPRMDGLELLSRIQKDPKLNHLPIAMLTSRGADRHRKMAAQLGARGYFTKPYLEEQLLDAAARLLRGEVLVQQEPTPTS